The DNA sequence GACGGCCCGAGCCGCCGTTGCCTGAACTGCCGCTGCCGGAACCGTAGGAGCCTCCGGAGGTTCCGCCGGTGTTGGAGGACCAGACTGCCTTGCTTCCGCCGGTTGCGCCGGAGCGCTGGCCGGAGGTACCCGCTGCGGCGCGCTGGCCGGTTGCGGGGCGCCCGCTGCGCTGGCCACCGCCCGAGGCAGGACGTCCGCCGGTGGCGGGGCGTCCGGTGCCGCCGCGGGGAGCGTCGCTGCGGGTGATCCGGGAATCGGTGCGGCCCTCGGCTGCACGTCCGTTCGATCCGCGGCCGGCCGATGAACGGCCACCTGCTGCGGGAACGTCGTTGCGGTGCGTGGAAGCCGTGCCGCGGCCGCGGGCGTTGCGGCGGGCAGCGGCTGCTGCCACTGCGCGGTCCTCGTTCTGCTCGGCATTGCGGTCGAATGCTGCACGGGCTTCCGTGCGGCCTTCGAAGGCGACAGCCCGGCGCTCGGCGCGGGTGGCGTCGCTGCGGGCGGGTTCGGCCGAAACCTTGCCGCGTCCACCACGTCCGCCACGCCCACCGGTGGTGGGAGCAGCCTGGCGGCGTGCACGCTTGCGCTCCGCGTTGGCTCCGGTGGAGGTGCCGCCGCCCTGCTTGGGGGCTTTGGCTGCCAGGAGCGCGGCACGGGTGCGGGGGTCAACCTTCTCCGCAATGTCGCCAACCAGTTCAGCCACGATGGGTGAGCTGGCCGTGACGCGCTCGAAGCTGACGTCCACGCCGGCGGCCTTCATGAGCTTCTTCACGTCGGCCTGCTGTTCGGGCAGGGTCAGCGTGACCACGGTGCCGTCGGAACCGGCACGCGCGGTGCGGCCTGAACGGTGGAGGTACGCCTTGTGCTCGGTGGGCGGGTCCACGTGGATGACCAGTTCGACGTCGTCGACGTGTACACCGCGGGCGGCGACGTCTGTTGCCACCAGGACGCGGACGTCGCCGTTGGAGAACTCGGCCAGGTTGCGGTCACGCGCATTCTGGGAGAGGTTGCCGTGCAGGTCCACGGCGGGGATCCCGGCGTCGGTCAGGGTCTTGGCCAGCTTGCGGGCGTGGTGCTTTGTCCGCATGAACAGGACGCGGCGGCCGGCGCCGGAGGCGAGCTCCACGATCAGTTGCTTCTTGACGGTCTGGTCGTTGACCACCAGCACGTGGTGCTCCATGGTGGTTACCGCTGCCTGCGGATCGTCCACGGAGTGGGTGAGCGGGTTGGACAGGTAGCGCTGGACGATCTTGTCCACGCCGTTGTCCAGGGTGGCGGAGAAGAGCAGGCGCTGGCCCTCGCTGGGGGTCATGTCCATGAGCTTCTTGACCACCGGCAGGAAGCCGAGGTCGGCCATGTGGTCGGCCTCGTCCAGGACGGTGATCTCCACCGCTTCAAGGGTGAGGATGCGCTGGCGGATCAGGTCCTCCAGGCGGCCGGGGCAGGCGATGACGATGTCGACGCCGGCGCGCAGCGCCTTTTCCTGACGGGCCTGGGAGATGCCGCCGTAGATCACGGTGGTGTTCAGGCCGGCGGCCTTGGCCAGCGGCTCGATGGTGGCGTTGATCTGGGTTGCCAGTTCACGGGTGGGTGCCAGGACCAGGCCCATGGGGCGTCCGGGCTTGCGGAAGTGCTTGGCTTCCCGCTCAGCGAGTCTTGCTACAAGCGGGATAGCGAAAGCAATGGTTTTACCGGATCCGGTCCGGCCCCTGCCCAGGACGTCACGGCCGGACAGCGTGTCCGGAAGGGTCTTCACCTGGATGGGGAACGGTTCAACGATTCCCTGGGCGGTAAGGGTGTCTGCAAGGGCCTTGGGAGTACCGAGGGCAGCAAAAGTAGTCATGTAGTTTTTTACGGTCTTTCTGGCGGTATCCAGGCGGATATCGGCCCCCGATGCCGGTTGGACCAGGGGTTTCGCCGAAGAAAAGTCAGGTGATCAACCGGGCGCTGTAAATCAGGACAGCCGGCCGGGACCAAATGGAACGCGTTCATCGACGCAGGATGTGCCTCTCACATGAAGAAAGCCCACTCCCTGGAAAGGAACCTCCAGATCCGGAGCAGGCGGCATCACTGCACATCAAGTTCCTCCAGTCTAGCATCCCTGCGCCCGGAACCCATCGTCGGCGTTGCCTTCGGGGGCACGGCGGGGCAATGTTGAGGCATGAGCGAGCACCAGGAAACGCAGCAGCACGAAGGGCACGCGCACGACAACGGCGGGTCGCCGGACGGGGGCGGCGGCGGCATTGACACGGCTTCCGCCCGGGACGAGAGGTACCGCAGCAAAGCAAGGCTGTGGAGCGGGAAGCCGAACCCGCAGCTGGTCCGGGAGGCCGGTGGCCTGCGGCCCGGGAAGGCGCTGGAACTGGGATGCGGCGAAGGCGCCGACGCTATCTGGCTGGCGCAGCAAGGCTGGTCCGTGACCGCCGTCGACGTCTCCACCGTTGCCCTGGAACGGGCCCGCTCCCATGAGCTGGCCGAACTGGCGCGGGAAAGCGTGCACGCCTCGAACGGCACTATGGAAAGCCGGATTACCTGGCAGCTGGCGGACCTGACGCAGTGGCAGCCGGGAGATGCCTACGACCTGGTGACGTCGCAGTTCCTGCATTCCCAGGAGCTGGACTGGCGGATCCCGCTGCGCACCGCGGCCTCGGCCGTCAAACCGGGTGGAACGCTGCTGGTGGTTGGGCACCACCCGGACCGGCTGCCGCCGTGGGGTCCGGGGCACCATCATGAAGGCATGTTCTACACAGGCGACCAGCTGGTGCAGGAACTGGGACTGGATCAGCCCGGATGGCAGGTGGAGGTCCTCACCAGCCGGGAGCGCCCAGTGACCGGGCCGGAAGGGCAGGAGGCCACCATCGCTGACGTCATCGTGCGCGCCACCCGCCTTACCTAACCGCCGGCGCGCCCCCCGGTGGTGACGCGCGGCGCCACCAGGACCGCGGCGACCCCGATGGCGGCAGTGAAGGCGAAGACCCCCGCGAAGGACTGGACCGGCGTCGTGAATGCCGCGAAGACAATCCCTGTGGTGGCCAGCGACAGCGCGCCGCCCAGGGAGTCCGAGATGGACATGGCCGAGCTGTTGAAGCCCGCGTTCTCCTTGGTGGACAGCGCCAGGGTCATCACGCTCAGGCGCGGGTAGAGCAGGCCCATGCCGCCCCCTGCCAGCACCCAGCCCGCGATGGCGGTGGCGGGCGGCCAATGCAGCGCGGTGGTGGCCAGGGCCACGGTTATTGCGGCCAGGACCATGAGCGATCCGGCCTGGACGGCGCGGCGGTGCGGCAGCCGTGTGCCCATCCGGCCCTGTACGGCGGCGGCCCCCGCCCAAGCGAGCGCGCCGCCGGTGAGGGTCAGCCCGGCCAGTGTGGGCGGGACCGAATACTGGTCGATCAGGAGATACGGAAGGTAGACCTCGGCGCCGAAGAACGAGGCCGACGCGAGGCCGCGCGCCAGGATCACGCTGGGCAGGCCGCGGCGGGCGGCGAGGGTACCGGAGGGCACCAGCGGACGCACAGCCACCAGGGCAAGGACGACGGCGGCGAGCGCCAGGAGTGCCGTGGCTGCCGGGAAGGCGGGGATGCTGGCGTCCGCGGAAAGATTCAGCCCCAGCACCGCGAGCGCGGCCAGTGCCGCCCAACCCAGCCGGCCCAGGGCCCACGGCGGTGCGGTTTCTTCGGGTTGGCTTGTACCGGCCGGCCCCCCCTCCGCGTCGGGCCCGTCCAGCCCGCGCAGCACCGGCACGATCATCGCCAGCGCCGGAATGACCAGGCCCACCACGCCCAGGAACACCCAGTGCCAGCTGAAGACCTGCGCCACCACCCCTGCCGCGAAGGGTCCCACCAGGGACGGGACCACCCAGGCCGCCGAGAAGGCAGCGAAGATCCTCGCGTGCAGCTGGCCTGGGAAGAACCGCGCCACGAGCACGTAGAGCGCGACGGTGAGGGCGCCGCCGCCAAGACCCTGCACCAGGCGGCCGGCGACGAGCATGGGCATGGTCAACGAGGTGCCCGCGATGAGCAGGCCCAGCACGAACAGCGCTACGGAGGCGTACAGCGGCGCGGCGGGCCCGCGGCGGTCTGACCAGTTTCCGGCCCCCACCATGCCGATCACGCCCGTGGCCATGGGCCCCGCAAAGGCCAGCGCGTAGAGGCTTCCACCGTTCAACTCCCGGCTGACCAGGGGCATGATGGTGGTTACGGCAAGCGATTCGAAGGCGGCCAGGAACACCAGGGCACAGGTCCCCACGGTCACCCAAAGGTATGGGGGCCGGAAGATCCCGGCGGCGTCGCGGGTTCCCGGGAGCGTGGAATCCTGCACAGCGGTTCCTACTCCACGAACCGGTTCCGGCCGGACCGGTAGCCAAAGACCGCCGCGAGCAGGCCCACCACCATAAACAGGACTCCGGCGGGAACGAAGGACCCCGTTGCCTGGTGCAGCTGGCCCACCATGAGGGTGCCCGTGGAGCCAACCCCGTAGCCCACACCCTGCATCATGCCGGAGAGGTGGGCGGCGGTGTGCCCGTCGCGGGTGCGGAGCATGATCAGCGTCAGTGCGGCGGCGGTGAGGCTCCCCTGCCCCAGTCCGAGCAGGCCGGCCCACACCCAGATGAGGTCGAGCGGGCCCAGGATGCTCAGCACGAATCCCCCGCCGGTCATCAGTGCCACCACCGTGTTGATGGCGCGCTGGTCGCGGAACCTCGCGGCAAGGGCCGGTGCGAACAGGGAGCCCAGCATCTGCAGCACGATGCACACGGCAACGATCAGCCCTGCGGTGGCCCCGTCCACGCCCCTTTCCCGGAGGATGGGCGCCAGCCAGGCGAAGCCGCTGAAGGACATCATGGCCTGCAGCACCATGAAGATGGTGACCTGCCACGCGACCGGAGAGCGCCACACATTGACGCCGTCCTTGACGGCCTGGTGCCGGACACTTCCCTGCCGCACGGCAACGGGAAGGAACAACAAGAGGACGACGGCGGCGGGCAGCGCCCAGACCCACAGCGCCTTGGTCCACTCCCCCGTCGCCGTGTAGACCGGGTAGGTGAAGCCGGCCCCGAGGGCGGCTGATGCGCAGATCGCGGTGGTGTAGAGGCCGCCCATGAGCCCCAGCCGGTGCGGGAAGTCGCGCTTCACCAGGCCGGGGAGAAGCACGTTGCACAGGGCGATTGCCGCTCCGCAGGCCGCCGTTCCAACGAGGAGGGCCGGCAGGTGGCCCGAACCGGCGGCGGCTGCACCGGTGTCCACCGGCCGCAGCAGTAGTCCAGCGGTCAGCAGTGCCATGGCGCCCAGCAGCACACGCTCCGCGCCGAACCGCCGGGCCAGGACCGGGGCGACCGGCGCGAAGACGCCCAGCAGTGTCACGGGAACCGTGGTCAGCACCACCACGGACCAACCGGGCAGCCCGGCTTGCGATGTCACTTCCGGCAGGACGGCGGAGAGGCTGGAAAAGACGCTGCGCAGGTTCAGGCCGATCAGGACCAGGCACACACCCAGGTAGGCCAGGGCGCGCCGGCTGCCCACGCGGGTGGGTTCCGCAGCCGGCAGCTCATCAATTTCTGCATCCACCAGGGTGCTGAGGTCCACCAGGCTGCTGCCCGTCCTGGTCCGGCCATGGGCTTCCCCGGAATCAGCCCTTCGCTGCTGCATCCCCGGTTCGGCATTCGTTGCGTCGGTCATCCGCCCATTCTTGCAGGCGGGCACCAGCGCGGAGTTTTCCACATACGGACGCGCGCACCTTCCGGCGCTCCAGGCAGATTCGTAGGTTGTTACCAGCCGCGGCCACGCACCTGGCCGCACCTTACAACGGGAGCACCATGGAAACGACACCGCAGCCGGAACCACGCCCCGCCCCGCCCGAGAGCCGGGCGCTGAAGGGTGGACCACTGGAGGGCACAAAGTTGGAGAGCACAGTGCCGGAGAACGCACCGGCGGACGGGACGGGGCCGCCTCCCGTCCATGGCGGCCCTGGCCAGCCGCCGGGAGCACCCGGCCATAAAGCGACGAACAGCCTGGTCCTGGCGATCCTTGCCCCGGTCAGCATGCTCCTGACCGGACCGTTCGCCGGGCTGGCCATGCTCCTGACGTATTCGGACAACGGCTACTCGCGCACTCCCTGGGCAGCTCCCTTCGTGCTGTTCAGCCTGCCTCTCCTCTTTGCCTTCCTCGGTCTCCGGCTTTCACTCCCAGCGCTGAAACAGTTGCCGCGGGGATGTGGAAGCCGGTCCGCGGCGGCAGTTGCCCTCTGCATCTGCGGTGTGGTCTTCGCCCTGGCACTCGGTCCCGCCCTCGACCTCATAGGCGTGTTCTGAGCATCGGAGTGCTCCGGGCCCAGGTGTCTTCACGGCGCTCCGATCGTCCGCCGTCCCCGCGGCGCTATTCTGGAAGGGATGAGCGAATCCCCTGAAAACCCCCAGCAGCCGCATGTCCCGCGGCCCGTCACGCCCGGCACCCAGGCCTCCTTCGGCACGTACGGCGGCCGCCCCGTCAGTTTCGTGCGCCGCGGCACCAGGCTGCAGGGCCGCCGGCAGGCTGCCTGGGCCGAGCACGCCGAGCGGTGGGCAGTCGACGTGCCACGGCATGTAGCCAACACCTCGGTCCACCCCGATTACACCTTTGACGCCGCCGCGGAATTCGGCCGTGAAGCGCCGCTCATCGTCGAGATCGGATCCGGACTCGGCGACGCCATCTGCCATGCGGCGGAACAGAACCCGGACACCAACTTCCTGGCCGTGGAGGTCTACACGCCGGGGCTGGCCAACACGATCATCAAGATCAACAGCAGGGGCTTGAACAACGTCCGCGTGGTGGAAGCGAACGCACCCGAGGTCCTGGCCACCATGCTGCCCGAAGGCTCGGTCAGCGAACTCTGGGTCTTCTTCCCGGACCCCTGGCACAAGTCGCGGCACCACAAGCGCCGCCTCATCCAGCCCGAGTTCGCCGGGCTTGCGGCACGGGCGCTGAAGCCCGGAGGCCTGTTCCGGATCGCCACCGACTGGTCAAACTACGCCGTCCATGTCCGGGACGTCATGGCGGGTTCAGGGGACTTCGAAAACCTGCACACCGGCGAGCGCCGCGGCCCCGAAAGCCCCCTGACGCAGGTGTGGCAGTCCGGCGTCGAATCGGTGGTGGGCGGGGCGCCGGTGCGTGAGGGACGCGCCCCGGTCAGCACGGAACACACCGGACCCAACGAGGGCGTGGACGAAACAGGCGGCTGGGCTCCCCGCTTCGAGGGCAGGATCCGGACCAGCTTCGAGGCAAAGGCCCACGAGGCCGGGCGGCTGATCTTCGATCTCTGCTACCGGCGCCGCTGAGCGGCAGACCGGGAAACGCTCCTAGCCCACGTTGATGGCGGCCACGATCTCCTTGAGCATGTCCAGGCGCGGTTCCGCCTCCGGGTTCATATAGGGCCAGACGACCACGACACCGATGAACCGGCCGCTTTCCCACACGCCCACGGTGGCTGCCACCTTGGCCGGCCCGCCGTCGTCGTCGTCATATCCCACCACCACGGCGTAAGCGGCCTTGCCGGGCAGGTTCAGCTCGCCCTCCGCCAGGAGGGTGCCGCCGCGGTCCTCAAGGTAGAAGTCCGCCATCAGGTGCGCCCAGCCGTTGGCCTGCGGCGCATCCTGCACGGAGGTGTCATCCTTGATCAGGGTGACCAGGACGCCGCCCAGCAGGCCGTACTGTTCGCTGTTGGGCCCGGCCGTGGAATCCTCCAGGACCTGGGTATGCTCGGGAAAATCTGCGGTGAAGCCCAGCGGGGATTCGATGTGCACTGACATTGGTTTCAGAGCCTCTCGAGCTTGGTGTCGTTGGGGACTTTATAGTACGTGGACACATTGGTGGTGGCCTGGTTCTCGGTCTTGACGTCCACTTCACCCACCTTGACGTCGAACCCGGCCTCGTTGGTGGCCGTGACCACGGAGTTCACCTGCACGGTGGCGGACCCGGCCTCGTAGAGCCGGGCGGCATCGCGGGCGGCACCGGCATCGTTGCCCAGGGCCACGTTGCGCAGGTAGCTGTCGATGACCGGGCGGTTCTCCGGCGAATAATCGACATCGATCTTGACGCTGCCCTGGGTACCGGCCGTCACGGTGGAATCGAACTTCGCAGCCTCGGTCTTCACACCGGACGTGACGCCCTGGGCCACGGTCCCGTCCATGGAGACGGACACGGAATCGATGTTGTTGTCCTTGTCCATGTTGACCTGCAGGCCGCCCTTGCCGGAGGCCTCGAAGACCCGGCCGTCCAGCTTGAGCTGGCCCTGGGCGGAGACCTCCCCGCTGGCTGTGGACGTACCGTCCGTCAGGTTCCGCTCATACGCAAGATCGAGCTTCGCCCCGCCGGACGCCGTTCCGGACTCGCCGCTGGCGTCGAGCGAGAACGTGCCCTTGGCCTTGTCCGTCTGTCCGGTGGACCCGTTGTCCTTCGCCGCGTCATTGATGGTGTCCAGGATGTATCCGGGCGGGTTGCCGGCCACATCCTTGATTTCACCGATGCTGTCCGGCGGAAGGTCGCGGTACATCTGCTCGCGGGCAGCCATGGCTTCCTCCACGCTGCCGAACGTGTACTCGCGGGAGACCTCGCCGGTAAGCGTCGCCCCCGCCGTGCCGCTGGTGTCGTTGACGCCCAGGCCCATGTTTCCGTACACCTTCATCGTGGCGGAGCCGTCCGCGTTCTCCACCACTTCGGTCCCCACCTCGGCGCCGCCGTGGACCCAGGCAACCCGGGCTTCGATGGAGGCCTTGCCCGTTTCCGTGTAGACCGGGATGTCTGCTTTGGCCAGTTCCTGCAGGTGCTGTTTTGCCAGTTCCTGCGCGGACGCCGGAATGCCGCCGTCCATGCGCATGAGGTCCTCGGCGAACGGTCCGTCGCTGCCCTCGCCCTGGATCAGGTACGCCCGGTCGGCATCGGACAGGCCGGCCCACCACTTCGCCTGCTCTTCCGGGCTGGCGTTAACCATCCGATCCAGTCCCGTTTCAAGTTCCCGCCGGTGTTCGGCAGCCGCACTGGCTTCTTCGGCCCTTTCCTTGAACCACTCCTTCGCCTGCGCGGCCATCGAGGTGAGCCGGTCCCAGGTGCTGCCGCCGGAGCCTCCGGTTCCCGCCGTGGACGCTTTTTCCTGCTCGTCGGCATGCTTCATCAGGATTTTCGAGTTTTCCCGCAGGCTTGCCACCACTTTGTCCAGGCTGGGACGGTGGCTGGCACTCCACTCCTGGCGGAAGCGTTCACCGTCCCGGCCCTTCCACGGCGCGGACTGGATCTGGCTGTGCAGGGACCCTGCGCGGCTGCTCAACAGTGATGCTGCCTGGTCCGCGGCCTTGGCCAGCGCCCGCAACTGGCTGATGTCTGCGCCGTAAAAAGTCATGGTTTCCCCCGGGAAAGAGTGCGGTACGTGTCAATCGCTGGTCCTTATGGTTGCACAGGTGCCGGAACCGGGCGATGGGGATCCCTCCCCATCGCCCGGACTGTGCCCGCCCGACTGTTCGGTGCCCCGGCGGCGTGGGACGATTGGCCTTGTAAGAAGGGCACGCACACCGGCGCGCTACCGCGCCTGTCCAAAGGAAAGACGATCAAAGAAGAACTGAAGCAGGTCGTTGACAAGGCTGAGGACGTCACCAATTCGCGGGTCCTTGAGTTCCTGGCCCGGTCAGGGTTCGCGGCCAGCGGCATCCTGCACCTGCTGGTGGGTGCCATCGCCATCCGCCTGGCCATGGGCGGCACCGGGCACGCCGATTTCAGCGGTGCCGTGGCCGAGCTTGCCACCATGCCTGTGGGTCCGTTCCTGCTGTGGGGAAGCTTTGCCGCCTGCGCAGCCTTGTCACTGTGGCAGGCCGGTGACGCGATTTTCGACTTCAACCACCAGGCCACCAAGAAAAAGGTCAAGAACAAAGCCAAGGCCGCGCTGCAGGCAATCGTGTATGCGGTGCTGGCGTTGACACTGTGGCATTTCGCCACGGGGACGGGTACCGGCGATGACAACCGCAAGGCCACCAGCGACTTCACCGTTTCCATGATGTCTGCCCCCGGCGGCGTGGCACTGCTGGTCGTGATCGGCCTGGCAGTCGCTGTTACGGGGGTTGCCTACGGCATGCGGGGGCCCAAGCGAAGCTTCGAGAAGCAGCTGCGGATGCCTGCCGCCGGCGCGGCCCGGACCGCCGTGCTGTCCCTGGGCATTGCCGGCTACCTGGCCAAGGGTCTGGTACTGCTGCTGACGGGGCTGCTCATCGTCATCGCCACCATCAAGGAGCACCCGGAGGACTCCACCGGCCTGGACGGCGGCCTGCGTGCACTCCGCGACCAGCCCATGGGCCCCTATCTCCTGGCCGCGGTGGGAGCCGGGCTGGTCTGCTACGGCGCGTACATGATCATGCGAGCCCGGCTGGCGAAAATGACCAAGTAACACCCCGCGCCGTGGTTAGGTTGGGGCATGCCCCAAGTACGCGCTGAGCGTTTTATCCGTATCGATCCGGAGACTGCGTTCGCCCTCTCCCAGACCACGGGAGACTTCCGGCTCAAGTGGGACCCCTTTATTTCCGCCCAGGGCTTCCTTGACGGAGCGCGTGCGGCGGGAAAGGGCGTCCGCACCCGGACCAGATCCCGGCTGGGCCTGGTGATGGTGAGCCAGTACGTCTCCTACGCACCGCCCCGGAACGTCGGCATGACCATGGTGGCCGGCCCGTGGTTCTTCACGAACTTTGGCGGAGGCTGGCGGTTCACGGCGGACGACGGCGGCACCCGGGCCGTCTGGAAGTACACCTTTTCATGCCGTCCGGCTTTGCTCCGGCCCCTTATGGAAGGGATTGGCAGCCGGCTGCTGGGCTACGAGATCGAACGCCGGATCGAGGCCTTCGCCCGCGCCTGCGAGGACCCCGCCCTGGTGGCGGAATTCCGGGCCCTGGGGCATGCCGGTGAAGCCGCCGACCAGGCCGGCAACCCGCACCCCTAGGTGTACTGAGTCAGGACGTTGGTTACATCGTGAATAGGTGAAGACCTCTTAGGTTGGTGGTTACCACACACAGCCAACGACTAAGAGGTCTTCATGTCCCACCGTAATGCCCGCCTGACTCCGAACGGTAGGCGGATCATTATCGAGCGCGTCCTTGCCGGCCAGCCAGTGGCCCATGTAGCCAAAGAGATGGGCATCTCAAGGACCTGTGCGCACCGCTGGATCAGCAGGTACCGCGCGGATGGCTGGGCTGGTTTGGAAGACCGCAGCTCCCGTCCGAGGTCATGCCCGCACGCCACCTCCGCGGAAGTCGTAGCGGATGTTCTCACCCAGCGCGTCGAGCATCGCGAGGGACCAGCGGACCTGGCCGTGCGCTGCGGCACGAGCGCCCGGACGGTCTCCCGGATTCTGGTCCGCGCGGGCATGCCCAGGTTGTGGGACCTGGACCCAGTGACCGGGGCACGAATCCGCGCGTCCCGGGCCACCGACCGCCGCTACGAACGCGACGCCCCAGGCGACATGATCCACATCGACGTCAAGAAACTAGGCCGGATCCCGGACGGCGGCGGTTGGCGGACCGACCCGGCGCAAAACCGCGCCAACCACCGCAAATCACCTCAGAAAGTCGGTTTTGACTACGTCCACGTGGCCGTCGATGATCATTCCCGCTTCGCCTATGCCGAGGTCCTGCCCGACGAAAAAGGCCCGACCTGCGCCGAATTCCTCACCAGGGCCGCAGCCGCCATGGCCGCCAACGGAGCACCCGTCAAACGCGTCATGACCGACAACGCCTTCGCCTACCGGCTCTCCCGCGACTTCCAGGACGCACTCGCTGCCCTGGGCGCCAAACACATCCTGATCAAACCCCGCCACCCCTGGCAAAACGGCAAAGCAGAACGCTTCAACCGCACCCTCCAAGAAGGCTGGGCCTACCGCCAACCCTTCACCACCAACCAAAGCCCGCGTCGACGCTCTACAGTCCTGGCTAAACTTCTACAACAACCACCGGCCACACGGCAGCCTCGGAGGCAAACCACCTATCAGCAGGTGCAACCAACCTACTGGCTGAGTACACCTAGGGAACGGTGATGACCGCCACGGCCCGCTGGGCGCCGTCGCGCAGTTCGACGCTCGAGATGCTGCCCAGCTGGATGGGCGTCGCCCCGGTGACCTTGACCTTTCCGCTGGGGGTAGCGGTCCAGGCGCAGGCCCGGTCCTCCGTGCCCGCCCGGTCCCGCACCCACAGCGAAAGGGTCCCTTCCGCCGGCAGGCTGCTGCCGCTGACTGCAAGTTCGGTCCCCCAGGTCTTCCGGGCCATGTCGATGTTCACCTGGAGCCCTCCGCCGGACGCCACGGAATAAGTGGCATCCGGCTGCGGCGGCCTGACAAGCAGGGGCCCCACGGCCAGGCCCACAGCCAGGCACGCGGCGGCAACAGCCCCCGCTATAGCCACCCACCGCCGTCGTATGGTCCGACGCCGGCGCGCCAGTTCGTTGAACAGGCGCGCCGGGGCGTTGGCATCAGTTCCCTCGCTGCCGCCGGGCACGGCGCTGCTGCCCGGAACGCCGCTGAGCGCCACGGCGTCAGGAACGGGAAGGGAATCCAGGAGCATGGGCACTTTTTCCAGTACGGCCAGTTCCTTGCGGCAGGCGGCGCAGTCCTGGAGATGCGCCTCGAACAGGGTGAGGTCGGCGGCGTCAAGGCCGCCCAGGACGTAGGCGCCCAGCAGGTGGTGCGGGTTGGTGTTCACCGTTCCACCCCCATCTCGTCCAGGATGGTGCGCAGGGCCCGCAGGGCGTAATAGGCCCGGGACTTGACGGTGCCGCTGGGGATGTTGAGCTGGACCGCCGCCTCGTTGACGGTAAACCGGCGGTAATGCAGGGCCACCAGGACGTCCCGGTGTTCCTTGCTCAGCCGCAGCAGCGCTTCCTCCATCAGGACCCGGTTGAGCAGCTCGTCAACGCGGCCCATCACCTCGGCGGGGTCGGTAAGGCTGCTTTCCAGCGCCTCGTGCGGGCGGCGCTGGCTCCGGCGGTAGTTGTCGATCATGATGTTCCTGGCTGTGCGGTACAAGTAACTGCGGAAGCTGCCGTTGATGTCCGGGGCATGCTGCCAGACGCGGAGCACCGTTTCCTGGACCACGTCCTCCGCGAGCTGCGGATCCCGGGTGGCGCTGAGCACGAACCGGCGCAGGGCGCTGCCATGTTCACGGTAGATGGCCTCCACCACGTTGTCGTCGAGCGGCATCCCGCTCCTCCCGTCACTGTCCTGGACACATCACTGCCCACGGGGAACGCCACGGCATCTGCGCTCCCGGCTGTTACCACGACAGGGAGCAGGAATCGGTTCAATCGGACAGCGCCACAGCGTACCTGTGAACCATTCTTTACCCGGAGGCGTCGTAGGGGTTAGCGCCCCATGATCCAGAGCCGGGCGCGGCCGAAGAGGCACCAGCCACGAAAGCACACAGCCAAGGAGCACACCATGAAACAGCATCTCGGGGCAGGACTTGCCATCCTGGCCCTGGCGGCAGCCCTCACCGGTTGCGGCAGCAACGCCGGCACCACCCCGTCGGCCACGGCCCCGGCCACCACTGGCGTGTCATCTTCCGGTGCCGCATCCACCGCACCGTCATCGGGCCCTGCGCAGTCATCGAAGGCGAGTGCCGCCGTCGAGCTTAAGACAGGCTCCTCTCCGGAAGGCAGCATCGTGGTGGACGCGAAGGGAATGAGCCTCTACTTCTTCACCAAGGACACCAAGGACTCCGGCAGCAGCGCCTGCACCGGTTCCTGCCTGGTCCAGTGGCCGCCGCTGACCACCACGTCGGGAGCCCCCACCGCAGAGGGAGTGACCGGGAAGCTGGGCACCATCACCACGCCTGACGGCAAGAAACAGGTGACCTTGAACGGCATGCCCCTCTACTACTTCGCAAAGGACACTAAGCCGGGCGACGTCCTGGGCCAGGGCGTGGGCGGAGTCTGGTACCTGTCCGACCCG is a window from the Arthrobacter sp. NicSoilC5 genome containing:
- a CDS encoding DEAD/DEAH box helicase, with the translated sequence MTTFAALGTPKALADTLTAQGIVEPFPIQVKTLPDTLSGRDVLGRGRTGSGKTIAFAIPLVARLAEREAKHFRKPGRPMGLVLAPTRELATQINATIEPLAKAAGLNTTVIYGGISQARQEKALRAGVDIVIACPGRLEDLIRQRILTLEAVEITVLDEADHMADLGFLPVVKKLMDMTPSEGQRLLFSATLDNGVDKIVQRYLSNPLTHSVDDPQAAVTTMEHHVLVVNDQTVKKQLIVELASGAGRRVLFMRTKHHARKLAKTLTDAGIPAVDLHGNLSQNARDRNLAEFSNGDVRVLVATDVAARGVHVDDVELVIHVDPPTEHKAYLHRSGRTARAGSDGTVVTLTLPEQQADVKKLMKAAGVDVSFERVTASSPIVAELVGDIAEKVDPRTRAALLAAKAPKQGGGTSTGANAERKRARRQAAPTTGGRGGRGGRGKVSAEPARSDATRAERRAVAFEGRTEARAAFDRNAEQNEDRAVAAAAARRNARGRGTASTHRNDVPAAGGRSSAGRGSNGRAAEGRTDSRITRSDAPRGGTGRPATGGRPASGGGQRSGRPATGQRAAAGTSGQRSGATGGSKAVWSSNTGGTSGGSYGSGSGSSGNGGSGRPARSGPRRASAPASNERRGR
- a CDS encoding class I SAM-dependent methyltransferase, which gives rise to MSEHQETQQHEGHAHDNGGSPDGGGGGIDTASARDERYRSKARLWSGKPNPQLVREAGGLRPGKALELGCGEGADAIWLAQQGWSVTAVDVSTVALERARSHELAELARESVHASNGTMESRITWQLADLTQWQPGDAYDLVTSQFLHSQELDWRIPLRTAASAVKPGGTLLVVGHHPDRLPPWGPGHHHEGMFYTGDQLVQELGLDQPGWQVEVLTSRERPVTGPEGQEATIADVIVRATRLT
- a CDS encoding MFS transporter, producing MQDSTLPGTRDAAGIFRPPYLWVTVGTCALVFLAAFESLAVTTIMPLVSRELNGGSLYALAFAGPMATGVIGMVGAGNWSDRRGPAAPLYASVALFVLGLLIAGTSLTMPMLVAGRLVQGLGGGALTVALYVLVARFFPGQLHARIFAAFSAAWVVPSLVGPFAAGVVAQVFSWHWVFLGVVGLVIPALAMIVPVLRGLDGPDAEGGPAGTSQPEETAPPWALGRLGWAALAALAVLGLNLSADASIPAFPAATALLALAAVVLALVAVRPLVPSGTLAARRGLPSVILARGLASASFFGAEVYLPYLLIDQYSVPPTLAGLTLTGGALAWAGAAAVQGRMGTRLPHRRAVQAGSLMVLAAITVALATTALHWPPATAIAGWVLAGGGMGLLYPRLSVMTLALSTKENAGFNSSAMSISDSLGGALSLATTGIVFAAFTTPVQSFAGVFAFTAAIGVAAVLVAPRVTTGGRAGG
- a CDS encoding MFS transporter, giving the protein MTDATNAEPGMQQRRADSGEAHGRTRTGSSLVDLSTLVDAEIDELPAAEPTRVGSRRALAYLGVCLVLIGLNLRSVFSSLSAVLPEVTSQAGLPGWSVVVLTTVPVTLLGVFAPVAPVLARRFGAERVLLGAMALLTAGLLLRPVDTGAAAAGSGHLPALLVGTAACGAAIALCNVLLPGLVKRDFPHRLGLMGGLYTTAICASAALGAGFTYPVYTATGEWTKALWVWALPAAVVLLLFLPVAVRQGSVRHQAVKDGVNVWRSPVAWQVTIFMVLQAMMSFSGFAWLAPILRERGVDGATAGLIVAVCIVLQMLGSLFAPALAARFRDQRAINTVVALMTGGGFVLSILGPLDLIWVWAGLLGLGQGSLTAAALTLIMLRTRDGHTAAHLSGMMQGVGYGVGSTGTLMVGQLHQATGSFVPAGVLFMVVGLLAAVFGYRSGRNRFVE